Proteins co-encoded in one Lynx canadensis isolate LIC74 chromosome C1, mLynCan4.pri.v2, whole genome shotgun sequence genomic window:
- the PNKD gene encoding probable hydrolase PNKD isoform X2, translating into MAWPGWSAPWLWVPGCGLLLLVLVLLASPRSCRARRTLRGLLMARSKRLLFRIGYSLYTRTWLGYLFYRQQLRRARNRYPKGHSRTQPRLFNGVKVLPIPVLSDNYSYLIIDTQARLAVVVDPSDPQAVQASIEKEGVDLVAILCTHKHWDHSGGNRDLSRRHQDCRVYGSPQDGIPYLTHPLCHQDVVSVGRLQIRALATPGHTQGHLVYLLDGEPYKGPSCLFSGDLLFLSGCGRTFEGTAETMLTSLDTVLGLGDDTLLWPGHEYAEENLGFAGVVEPENLARERKMQWVQRQRMERKSTCPSTLGEERSYNPFLRTHCLVLQEALGPGPGPTGDDSYSRAELLEKLRRLKDLHKSK; encoded by the exons ATGGCCTGGCCAGGCTGGTCCGCGCCGTGGCTGTGGGTCCCCGGCTGCGGGCTGCTGCTCCTCGTCCTGGTCCTGCTCGCGAGCCCCCGCAGCTGCCGAGCGCGGCGGACCCTCCGCGGCCTGCTCATGGCGCGCAGCAAGCGGCTGCTCTTCCGAATCGG GTACAGCCTGTACACCCGCACCTGGCTCGGGTACCTCTTCTACCGCCAGCAGCTGCGCAGGGCTCGGAATCGCTACCCCAAAGGCCACTCTAGAACCCAGCCCCGTCTCTTCAACG GAGTGAAGGTGCTTCCCATCCCCGTCCTCTCAGACAACTACAGCTACCTCATCATCGACACCCAGGCCCGGCTGGCTGTGGTTGTGGACCCCTCTGACCCTCAGGCTGTACAg gcttCCATTGAAAAGGAGGGCGTTGATTTGGTTGCCATCCTCTGCACTCACAAGCACTG GGACCACAGTGGAGGGAACCGTGACCTCAGCCGGCGGCACCAAGACTGTCGGGTGTATGGGAGCCCTCAGGACGGCATCCCCTACCTCACCCA TCCCCTGTGTCATCAAGATGTAGTTAGCGTGGGACGGCTCCAGATCCGGGCCCTGGCCACCCCTGGACACACGCAAGGCCATCTGGTCTACCTGCTGGATGGGGAGCCCTACAAGGGTCCCTCTTGCCTCTTCTCAGGGGACCTGCTCTTCCTCTCTGGCTGTG GACGGACCTTTGAGGGCACTGCAGAGACCATGCTGACCTCCCTGGACAcggtgctggggctgggggatgaCACTCTGCTGTGGCCCG GTCACGAGTACGCGGAGGAGAACCTGGGCTTTGCGGGTGTGGTCGAGCCCGAGAACCTGGCCCGGGAGAGGAAGATGCAGTGGGTGCAGAGGCAGCGGATGGAGCGCAAGAGCACG TGCCCGTCCACCCTGGGAGAAGAGCGCTCCTACAACCCATTCCTGAGGACCCACTGCCTGGTGCTGCAGGAGGCCCTGGGGCCAGGCCCGGGCCCCACTGGGGACGACAGCTACTCCCGGGCCGAGCTCCTGGAGAAGCTCCGCCGGCTGAAGGACCTGCACAAGAGCAAGTga
- the LOC115520648 gene encoding ciliogenesis-associated TTC17-interacting protein isoform X1, whose translation MPVLLPKNAISAFPLSLGPRAKDHQPSARESSPPLEANAEAIHFLNNLQQEELQMLLFSETLAMVSDTGEPEGELTIEVQRGKYKDEFGVMSHCLLVHAFSQGFVDKMLCGISLLGYLSWDLHIIEQHTQEFIKLHILPMERKMSLVRQDDQLVMTRSVKEGEEVKTEVTFFPWSSTVGFVSEAANLLLLRVMAWRQLVPSDARFLALDTEGKLCYSTYQALGIQTIQVGHQEVDVFIVEQTVHSDKGIPGSCQFYLLSDGHLAKRIQVGSPGCCMITKMPVLRDKDEIEPAPVFEKKPLVWEEDMELYSRFLGRKEELRVSHNSYLRQHPEAQALISDFLLFLLLRRPADVVTFAAEYFGPFAKRNPPTPALRSSSRPSPFRSLDPERPTD comes from the exons ATGCCTGTCCTTCTCCCCAAGAATGCCATCTCAGCCTTTCCTCTGTCCCTAGGCCCCAGAGCCAAGGACCACCAGCCCTCAGCCCGCGAGAGTTCGCCACCCCTAGAGGCCAATGCCGAAGCCATCCACTTCCTCAACAACCTCC AGCAGGAGGAGCTGCAGATGCTGCTGTTCTCCGAGACCCTGGCCATGGTCTCAGACACGGGGGAGCCTGAGGGAGAGCTGACCATCGAAGTGCAGAGAGGGAAATACAAAGACGAATTTGGCGTTATGTCGCACTGCCTCCTCGTGCACGCCTTTAGCCAGGGCTTCGTGGACAAAATGCTCTGCGGAATCTCCCTCCTGG GCTATCTTTCGTGGGACCTGCATATCATAGAACAACATACCCAGGAGTTTATCAAG TTGCACATCCTCCCCATGGAGAGGAAGATGAGTCTGGTGAGGCAGGATGACCAGCTGGTCATGACCAGAAGTGTCAAGGAGGGTGAG GAAGTGAAGACCGAAGTGACTTTTTTCCCCTGGAGCTCAACTGTGGGCTTCGTCTCCGAGGCTGCCAACCTGCTGTTGCTGAGGGTGATGGCTTGGCGTCAGCTGGTGCCCAGCGACGCCCGTTTCCTGGCCTTGGACACAGAGGGCAAACTCTGCTATTCCACTTAT CAAGCCCTGGGCATCCAGACGATCCAGGTGGGCCACCAGGAGGTGGATGTGTTCATCGTGGAGCAGACTGTCCACTCCGATAAAGGCATCCCTGGTTCCTGCCAGTTCTACCTGCTCTCTGATGG GCACCTGGCCAAGAGGATCCAGGTGGGTTCCCCTGGGTGCTGCATGATCACCAAGATGCCTGTTTTGAGGGACAAGG atGAGATCGAGCCTGCCCCGGTGTTTGAGAAGAAGCCCCTGGTGTGGGAGGAGGATATGGAGCTCTACTCGAGATTCCTGGGCCGGAAG GAGGAGCTGCGTGTCAGCCACAACAGCTACCTGCGGCAGCACCCCGAGGCCCAGGCGCTCATCTCGGACTTCCTGCTCTTCCTGCTTCTGCGCCGGCCGGCCGACGTGGTCACCTTCGCCGCCGAGTACTTTGGGCCGTTCGCGAAGCGCAACCCGCCGACCCCCGCCTTGCGCTCCTCCAGCCGGCCCAGCCCCTTCCGCTCGCTGGACCCGGAGCGCCCCACCGACTAG
- the PNKD gene encoding probable hydrolase PNKD isoform X3, with translation MKAVGLAWYSLYTRTWLGYLFYRQQLRRARNRYPKGHSRTQPRLFNGVKVLPIPVLSDNYSYLIIDTQARLAVVVDPSDPQAVQASIEKEGVDLVAILCTHKHWDHSGGNRDLSRRHQDCRVYGSPQDGIPYLTHPLCHQDVVSVGRLQIRALATPGHTQGHLVYLLDGEPYKGPSCLFSGDLLFLSGCGRTFEGTAETMLTSLDTVLGLGDDTLLWPGHEYAEENLGFAGVVEPENLARERKMQWVQRQRMERKSTCPSTLGEERSYNPFLRTHCLVLQEALGPGPGPTGDDSYSRAELLEKLRRLKDLHKSK, from the exons GTACAGCCTGTACACCCGCACCTGGCTCGGGTACCTCTTCTACCGCCAGCAGCTGCGCAGGGCTCGGAATCGCTACCCCAAAGGCCACTCTAGAACCCAGCCCCGTCTCTTCAACG GAGTGAAGGTGCTTCCCATCCCCGTCCTCTCAGACAACTACAGCTACCTCATCATCGACACCCAGGCCCGGCTGGCTGTGGTTGTGGACCCCTCTGACCCTCAGGCTGTACAg gcttCCATTGAAAAGGAGGGCGTTGATTTGGTTGCCATCCTCTGCACTCACAAGCACTG GGACCACAGTGGAGGGAACCGTGACCTCAGCCGGCGGCACCAAGACTGTCGGGTGTATGGGAGCCCTCAGGACGGCATCCCCTACCTCACCCA TCCCCTGTGTCATCAAGATGTAGTTAGCGTGGGACGGCTCCAGATCCGGGCCCTGGCCACCCCTGGACACACGCAAGGCCATCTGGTCTACCTGCTGGATGGGGAGCCCTACAAGGGTCCCTCTTGCCTCTTCTCAGGGGACCTGCTCTTCCTCTCTGGCTGTG GACGGACCTTTGAGGGCACTGCAGAGACCATGCTGACCTCCCTGGACAcggtgctggggctgggggatgaCACTCTGCTGTGGCCCG GTCACGAGTACGCGGAGGAGAACCTGGGCTTTGCGGGTGTGGTCGAGCCCGAGAACCTGGCCCGGGAGAGGAAGATGCAGTGGGTGCAGAGGCAGCGGATGGAGCGCAAGAGCACG TGCCCGTCCACCCTGGGAGAAGAGCGCTCCTACAACCCATTCCTGAGGACCCACTGCCTGGTGCTGCAGGAGGCCCTGGGGCCAGGCCCGGGCCCCACTGGGGACGACAGCTACTCCCGGGCCGAGCTCCTGGAGAAGCTCCGCCGGCTGAAGGACCTGCACAAGAGCAAGTga
- the LOC115520648 gene encoding ciliogenesis-associated TTC17-interacting protein isoform X2, translating to MSSKHQSTGPRAKDHQPSARESSPPLEANAEAIHFLNNLQQEELQMLLFSETLAMVSDTGEPEGELTIEVQRGKYKDEFGVMSHCLLVHAFSQGFVDKMLCGISLLGYLSWDLHIIEQHTQEFIKLHILPMERKMSLVRQDDQLVMTRSVKEGEEVKTEVTFFPWSSTVGFVSEAANLLLLRVMAWRQLVPSDARFLALDTEGKLCYSTYQALGIQTIQVGHQEVDVFIVEQTVHSDKGIPGSCQFYLLSDGHLAKRIQVGSPGCCMITKMPVLRDKDEIEPAPVFEKKPLVWEEDMELYSRFLGRKEELRVSHNSYLRQHPEAQALISDFLLFLLLRRPADVVTFAAEYFGPFAKRNPPTPALRSSSRPSPFRSLDPERPTD from the exons ATGTCCTCCAAACATCAATCCACAG GCCCCAGAGCCAAGGACCACCAGCCCTCAGCCCGCGAGAGTTCGCCACCCCTAGAGGCCAATGCCGAAGCCATCCACTTCCTCAACAACCTCC AGCAGGAGGAGCTGCAGATGCTGCTGTTCTCCGAGACCCTGGCCATGGTCTCAGACACGGGGGAGCCTGAGGGAGAGCTGACCATCGAAGTGCAGAGAGGGAAATACAAAGACGAATTTGGCGTTATGTCGCACTGCCTCCTCGTGCACGCCTTTAGCCAGGGCTTCGTGGACAAAATGCTCTGCGGAATCTCCCTCCTGG GCTATCTTTCGTGGGACCTGCATATCATAGAACAACATACCCAGGAGTTTATCAAG TTGCACATCCTCCCCATGGAGAGGAAGATGAGTCTGGTGAGGCAGGATGACCAGCTGGTCATGACCAGAAGTGTCAAGGAGGGTGAG GAAGTGAAGACCGAAGTGACTTTTTTCCCCTGGAGCTCAACTGTGGGCTTCGTCTCCGAGGCTGCCAACCTGCTGTTGCTGAGGGTGATGGCTTGGCGTCAGCTGGTGCCCAGCGACGCCCGTTTCCTGGCCTTGGACACAGAGGGCAAACTCTGCTATTCCACTTAT CAAGCCCTGGGCATCCAGACGATCCAGGTGGGCCACCAGGAGGTGGATGTGTTCATCGTGGAGCAGACTGTCCACTCCGATAAAGGCATCCCTGGTTCCTGCCAGTTCTACCTGCTCTCTGATGG GCACCTGGCCAAGAGGATCCAGGTGGGTTCCCCTGGGTGCTGCATGATCACCAAGATGCCTGTTTTGAGGGACAAGG atGAGATCGAGCCTGCCCCGGTGTTTGAGAAGAAGCCCCTGGTGTGGGAGGAGGATATGGAGCTCTACTCGAGATTCCTGGGCCGGAAG GAGGAGCTGCGTGTCAGCCACAACAGCTACCTGCGGCAGCACCCCGAGGCCCAGGCGCTCATCTCGGACTTCCTGCTCTTCCTGCTTCTGCGCCGGCCGGCCGACGTGGTCACCTTCGCCGCCGAGTACTTTGGGCCGTTCGCGAAGCGCAACCCGCCGACCCCCGCCTTGCGCTCCTCCAGCCGGCCCAGCCCCTTCCGCTCGCTGGACCCGGAGCGCCCCACCGACTAG